Part of the Vagococcus jeotgali genome, GTAGACTGTGAAGTCTGATCTATCTCAACAGCACTAGGTTGGTCTTTTTTAGTGAAAAATACGCCTACTAAAACTAGCTCTAAAATTAATAGAGAAACTAAAAACCAAATTTTTTTCTTCGTCATATATGTCCTCCTTTTTTATCATCTTATCAAAGGATTTCGTTGAATACAATGCTTTTAGTCCAATTGTTGAAATAGCCTAGCTATGTTAAACTATGGTAGAATTTAACCAGAGCATTGGTATAGAAAGGGAAGTGTTAGTGTGAAAGAATCACATTATAATTGGAATTTTCAAAAAATAACCTCTGGTGGAGAGTTATTTATTGAAAAAATGAAAGTAGAAGGTTATCCTGATATTTTTTCTAAATTAGTATATAACCGAGGTATTAAAGAAGTTGGGGAAGTAGACTCTTTTTTAACACCATCACTAGCTGATCTTCATGATCCTTTTTTATTTTATGATATGGAAAAAACTGTAACCAGAATCCAGTTAGCTATTCAAGAGGGACAAAAAATCTTTATTTATGGAGATTATGATGCAGATGGTATAACGAGTACAACAGTCTTAAAAGAGGCGATAGAGCTTATTGGTGGAATTGTAGATTATTATATACCCAATAGGTTTAAAGATGGCTATGGGCCTAATCAAGAGGTTTATAAGCATTTGATAGAAGATGAGGGCGCTGAGCTGATCATAACAGTAGATAATGGTGTTACTGGTCACGATGCTATTGAATTTGCCACTGAGCAAGGTGTGGATGTGATTGTGACAGATCACCATGAGTTACCAGAGGAGTTACCTAAGGCTTTTAGTATTATTCATCCAAGACACCCACTTGGAGATTATCCTGATAAAGAATTAGCTGGTGTTGGAGTTAGTTTTAAATTAGCGACAGCTTTATTAGAAGAAATTCCCAGCGAGAGTTTAGATTTGGTTGCAATAGGAACGGTAGCTGATTTAGTTCCATTAACTGGAGAAAATAGAACCCTTGTTAAATTTGGTATTGAAGTATTAAAGCAAACTGAGCGAATTGGATTACATTCTTTGGCAGATATTGCTTCTTTTGATTTACATGAGGCTACCTCAGAAATGATTAGTTTTCAGATTGCTCCTAGATTAAATGCTTTAGGACGCATAGGAGATGCTTTCATTGGTGTTGATTTTTTATCAACGTTTGATGAAGAAGAGGCTAAGAAAATAGCTAATGATATTCAAATCATGAATACTAAGCGACAAGATCTAGTTAAAGAAATAACAACAGAAGCATTTGATATGATAAGCCAACTAGGTGATAAACCTATCTACGTATTAGCTAAAAATGGTTGGCATGAAGGTGTACTTGGAATCGTAGCAAGTAAAGTCGTTCAAGAAACAAATCGTCCAGCAATTATATTGAATATAGATGAAACTACTGGTATTGCTAAGGGTTCAGCTAGAAGTATTCAGTCTATTAATATTTATGACTGTTTATCTAATTTAGATGATTATCTCATTACTTTTGGAGGTCATCATATGGCTGCTGGTTTGTCTTTAAATAAAGAAGAGCTACCAGCTTTGATAAGTAACTTAGAATTAATGTTAAGAGACTCTATTTCAAGTCAGACAAAA contains:
- the recJ gene encoding single-stranded-DNA-specific exonuclease RecJ — translated: MKESHYNWNFQKITSGGELFIEKMKVEGYPDIFSKLVYNRGIKEVGEVDSFLTPSLADLHDPFLFYDMEKTVTRIQLAIQEGQKIFIYGDYDADGITSTTVLKEAIELIGGIVDYYIPNRFKDGYGPNQEVYKHLIEDEGAELIITVDNGVTGHDAIEFATEQGVDVIVTDHHELPEELPKAFSIIHPRHPLGDYPDKELAGVGVSFKLATALLEEIPSESLDLVAIGTVADLVPLTGENRTLVKFGIEVLKQTERIGLHSLADIASFDLHEATSEMISFQIAPRLNALGRIGDAFIGVDFLSTFDEEEAKKIANDIQIMNTKRQDLVKEITTEAFDMISQLGDKPIYVLAKNGWHEGVLGIVASKVVQETNRPAIILNIDETTGIAKGSARSIQSINIYDCLSNLDDYLITFGGHHMAAGLSLNKEELPALISNLELMLRDSISSQTKDDLMIDAKIDIDMITIEFIESLNKLAPFGNQNPSPYFLVEASEVLNTKQIGSDLSHLKGQLSQTNHQVDYIAFGKGSELVEFEGQEDIQVVGQLSINEWNGLKKPQFMLKDYKIEDTQLFDIRGKMIPENKNSGHSRAYLVFNEETEMANFKPDDTTYLLDSLDNIDMSIINKYDEVIIVDCPYNMMIASYVFKELIVPRIYFYIKIKQDHYLTGIPKRAEFGKLFKLINAQSSIDVRNRLGDISQYLQIDKPLLIFMIEVFFELGFVIIEDGLMKKVDNPENKSLEESQTYQAYLEKIDMEKLFLYSNISDIGQWISKQEENE